A stretch of Aureispira sp. CCB-E DNA encodes these proteins:
- a CDS encoding N-acetylmuramidase domain-containing protein, with translation MNFIEELGQLQKDIAKYLTIHNNPHDTSKHDPYAKKLIAANPVLEKAAPPPPRKTINNSVGKNGKNEYNDVKLVQELLGIKADGHAGPKTNLAIRKFQRSLGFKKTDGRIDPKGITWQNLSKRITSNPSEETTTDTDSNTALASKATEIKASVGKKGTNQLDDVILVQQLLKLTPDGKCGLKTIRAIKEFQQSIGLPKPDGRIDPNGFTWKKLNAQSVPPDQTTSGSAKSLTGSVGKNGDNHVNDVKLVQQLLHEKGAHLDIDGDAGPGTIEAIEAFQAKLGVANPDGRVDPNGFTWKELNKVTPHDNPHDEKMVVTTGDAPLPEELSVTSKIKKSVGHKGTNLPEDVLLVRKLLIKFNYNLKEDTTVDIPLVSAIKRFQKEFVGSSKPDGRIDANGKTWNTLLGIGRIRGGIYDVAKKYGIEVAVILAIQAVESGGNGFLPDGRPKILFEGHIFWRELKKAGKNPAALQKGNENIIYPKWVKTNYKWNEREYDRLELAKKIDKTAALKSTSWGEFQIMGFNYASAGYSNVESFVEAMYQPGINQLGGLMGFLKDNNLIRHVQGPSKNWAALAKGYNGPAYAKNKYDIKLANAYKRFSQIV, from the coding sequence ATGAATTTCATTGAGGAACTTGGTCAATTGCAAAAAGATATTGCAAAGTATTTAACCATTCACAACAACCCCCATGACACATCCAAACATGATCCTTATGCCAAAAAGCTAATTGCAGCGAATCCTGTTTTAGAAAAAGCAGCTCCCCCTCCTCCCCGAAAGACAATTAATAACTCGGTAGGTAAAAATGGCAAAAACGAATACAATGATGTTAAACTTGTACAAGAACTATTAGGCATCAAAGCCGATGGACATGCAGGACCTAAAACCAATTTAGCCATACGAAAATTTCAACGTAGCTTAGGTTTCAAAAAAACAGATGGTCGCATTGATCCCAAGGGAATTACTTGGCAAAACTTGAGTAAGAGAATTACTTCTAACCCTTCTGAAGAAACTACAACAGATACTGATTCCAATACAGCTCTAGCATCTAAAGCAACCGAAATTAAAGCTTCAGTTGGTAAAAAAGGAACCAATCAACTGGACGATGTTATCCTCGTTCAACAGTTACTGAAGTTAACACCAGATGGTAAATGTGGTCTTAAAACAATCCGTGCCATCAAAGAATTTCAACAAAGTATTGGTCTCCCAAAACCTGATGGTCGAATTGATCCCAATGGTTTTACTTGGAAAAAGTTAAATGCTCAATCCGTACCACCAGACCAAACAACCTCTGGCTCTGCTAAGTCATTAACAGGCTCTGTTGGAAAGAATGGAGACAACCACGTTAATGATGTGAAATTAGTACAACAATTATTGCACGAAAAAGGAGCTCATCTCGATATTGATGGCGATGCTGGTCCTGGAACTATTGAAGCGATTGAAGCTTTTCAAGCTAAACTAGGTGTCGCTAATCCTGATGGTCGAGTTGATCCTAATGGTTTTACTTGGAAAGAATTAAATAAAGTAACTCCTCATGACAATCCTCATGATGAAAAAATGGTTGTTACGACAGGTGATGCTCCACTTCCAGAAGAATTAAGTGTTACCAGTAAAATAAAAAAATCTGTTGGACACAAAGGTACAAACCTTCCAGAAGATGTTCTTCTTGTCAGAAAACTATTGATTAAATTTAATTACAACTTAAAAGAGGATACCACTGTAGATATTCCTCTAGTAAGTGCTATCAAACGATTCCAAAAGGAGTTTGTGGGTAGCTCTAAACCTGATGGCCGCATTGATGCCAATGGCAAAACATGGAATACACTATTAGGCATCGGTCGTATCAGAGGAGGGATCTATGATGTTGCTAAAAAATATGGTATTGAGGTAGCGGTTATCTTAGCAATTCAGGCTGTAGAATCTGGGGGGAATGGATTTTTGCCCGATGGACGTCCTAAGATTTTGTTTGAAGGGCATATCTTTTGGCGAGAACTAAAAAAAGCAGGCAAGAATCCTGCTGCTCTCCAAAAAGGCAACGAGAATATCATTTATCCAAAATGGGTAAAAACAAACTATAAATGGAACGAGAGAGAATATGACCGCCTAGAATTGGCTAAGAAAATTGATAAAACGGCTGCTCTAAAATCTACTTCTTGGGGAGAGTTCCAAATCATGGGCTTTAATTATGCTAGTGCTGGCTACTCAAATGTGGAGTCATTTGTAGAAGCAATGTACCAACCTGGTATTAATCAATTGGGTGGTTTAATGGGATTCTTGAAAGATAACAACTTAATTAGACACGTTCAAGGTCCGTCTAAAAATTGGGCTGCTTTAGCTAAAGGTTACAATGGGCCTGCTTATGCCAAAAATAAATACGACATAAAACTAGCCAATGCTTACAAACGTTTTTCTCAAATCGTTTAA
- a CDS encoding TIGR01777 family oxidoreductase: protein MPQLIIPGGSGFLGLELARHFDAKGWDVCVLSRQKKAAIGRIQFEQWDGKTLGDWTKVIDGADVVVNMAGRTVNCRYNALNRKQILDSRINSTRILGEAIAQAQTKPKVWINSSSATIYEDTRGQAPANDEYNGTIGTDFSMNICKAWEKEFRAAPVDSVRRIALRTAIVIGKEPGGAMEYLINLSKFWLGGTQGGGNQFISWVHLYDFSRVVEFLIEQAHIDGVINCAAPNPVTNKSFMKELRQQLGRSWGLPIPKTLLEIGAVFLQTQTELVLKSRKVVSKRLEEEGFQFEYPTIQAAFKEICS from the coding sequence ATGCCCCAATTAATTATACCTGGAGGATCTGGTTTTTTAGGTTTGGAATTAGCACGACATTTTGATGCTAAAGGTTGGGACGTGTGTGTGCTCTCTCGTCAAAAAAAAGCAGCTATAGGACGTATTCAATTTGAACAATGGGATGGAAAGACATTGGGAGATTGGACAAAGGTAATAGATGGAGCTGATGTCGTTGTAAATATGGCTGGTCGGACAGTTAATTGTCGTTACAATGCGCTTAACAGAAAACAGATTTTAGATTCTCGAATAAATTCTACAAGAATTTTAGGAGAAGCCATTGCACAAGCTCAAACAAAACCAAAAGTATGGATTAACTCTAGCTCTGCTACGATTTATGAAGATACGAGAGGGCAGGCACCTGCCAACGATGAGTACAATGGAACGATTGGAACCGATTTTTCTATGAATATCTGTAAGGCTTGGGAAAAAGAGTTTAGAGCAGCACCAGTTGATTCGGTGCGAAGAATTGCACTTCGAACAGCTATTGTTATAGGAAAAGAGCCAGGAGGAGCCATGGAATATTTAATAAATCTTTCCAAGTTCTGGTTAGGAGGAACCCAAGGAGGTGGCAATCAGTTTATTAGTTGGGTGCATCTATATGATTTTAGTCGTGTGGTAGAATTTTTAATTGAACAAGCGCATATTGATGGAGTGATTAATTGTGCTGCCCCAAATCCTGTAACAAACAAGTCCTTCATGAAAGAATTGCGTCAACAGCTGGGGCGTTCGTGGGGACTTCCTATCCCCAAAACGTTGTTGGAGATTGGCGCTGTATTTTTACAAACTCAAACGGAGTTGGTGCTTAAAAGTCGAAAAGTTGTCTCCAAACGTTTAGAAGAAGAAGGATTTCAATTTGAATATCCGACCATTCAAGCTGCATTTAAAGAAATTTGTTCTTAA
- the groL gene encoding chaperonin GroEL (60 kDa chaperone family; promotes refolding of misfolded polypeptides especially under stressful conditions; forms two stacked rings of heptamers to form a barrel-shaped 14mer; ends can be capped by GroES; misfolded proteins enter the barrel where they are refolded when GroES binds) translates to MAKNISFSTDARNKLQEGVNALADAVKVTLGPKGRNVVLQKSFGAPHITKDGVSVAREIELEDPIANMGAQMVKEVAAKTADLAGDGTTTATVLAQAIVNAGLKSVAAGANPMDLKRGIDKAVNKVIEHLKESSEIIGSDIEKIKQVATISANGDAEIGSLIAEAMEAVTINGVITVEEAKGRETYVEKVIGMQFDRGYLSPYFVTNPESMDVEFESPYILIHDKKISNIQSIVPVLEKAHQAGRPLLIIAEDVDSQALSTLVVNRLRLGLKVAAVKAPGFGDRRKAMLQDIAILTGGTLIAEETGHSLEAVELEHLGSCERVTIDKDNTIIVNGIGAKEKVDSRIAEITNQIKTTSSDYDKEKLQERLAKLSGGVAVLYVGASTEVEMKEKKDRVDDALHATRAAVEEGIVAGGGVAMVRAIKTLESFSGANDDENTGINIVRMSLELPLRTIVNNAGLEGSVVVMKVREGEGSFGFNARTEKFEDLKEAGVIDPTKVSRVAIENAGSIASLILTTECVVNDIPSENAAPAGMPGGMPGGMPGMM, encoded by the coding sequence CGCACCACACATCACTAAAGATGGTGTTTCTGTTGCTAGAGAAATCGAATTGGAGGATCCTATTGCCAACATGGGCGCTCAAATGGTAAAAGAGGTAGCTGCTAAAACTGCTGATTTGGCAGGAGACGGTACGACTACAGCTACTGTTTTGGCTCAAGCTATTGTTAATGCTGGATTAAAAAGTGTTGCTGCGGGTGCCAACCCAATGGATTTGAAACGTGGTATTGACAAAGCTGTCAATAAAGTAATCGAGCACTTAAAAGAAAGTTCTGAGATTATTGGTAGTGATATTGAAAAAATCAAACAAGTAGCTACTATTTCTGCTAATGGTGATGCTGAAATTGGATCATTGATCGCAGAAGCAATGGAAGCTGTAACGATCAACGGTGTTATCACAGTAGAAGAGGCAAAAGGTCGTGAAACTTATGTAGAAAAAGTAATTGGTATGCAATTCGATAGAGGCTATTTGTCTCCTTACTTTGTTACCAATCCTGAGTCAATGGATGTAGAATTTGAAAGTCCATATATCTTGATTCACGATAAAAAAATATCTAACATTCAATCTATTGTTCCTGTTCTTGAAAAAGCACATCAAGCAGGTCGCCCATTGTTGATTATCGCAGAAGATGTAGATAGCCAAGCATTGAGCACATTGGTTGTTAACCGTTTGCGTTTGGGCTTAAAAGTAGCTGCTGTTAAAGCTCCTGGTTTTGGTGATCGTCGCAAAGCAATGCTTCAAGATATTGCAATCCTAACAGGTGGTACTCTAATTGCAGAAGAAACAGGACATAGCTTAGAAGCTGTCGAGTTGGAGCACTTAGGAAGCTGTGAGCGTGTCACAATCGACAAAGACAATACGATTATTGTAAATGGTATTGGTGCAAAAGAAAAAGTAGATTCTCGCATTGCAGAGATTACCAACCAAATTAAAACAACTTCTTCTGATTACGATAAAGAAAAGCTTCAAGAGCGTTTGGCTAAATTGTCAGGTGGTGTTGCTGTTCTTTATGTTGGTGCTTCTACTGAAGTAGAGATGAAAGAAAAGAAAGACCGTGTAGACGATGCATTACATGCTACTCGTGCGGCTGTTGAAGAAGGTATTGTTGCAGGTGGTGGTGTTGCGATGGTTCGTGCCATCAAAACATTGGAAAGCTTTAGTGGTGCTAATGATGATGAAAATACTGGTATCAACATTGTACGTATGTCTCTAGAATTACCACTAAGAACAATCGTTAACAATGCAGGATTAGAAGGTTCTGTTGTTGTCATGAAAGTTCGTGAAGGAGAAGGTTCTTTTGGTTTCAATGCTCGTACAGAAAAATTTGAAGACTTGAAAGAAGCTGGTGTTATTGATCCTACTAAAGTATCTCGTGTAGCGATCGAAAATGCAGGTTCTATTGCTAGCTTGATTTTAACGACAGAGTGTGTTGTTAATGATATCCCTTCTGAAAATGCTGCTCCTGCTGGAATGCCAGGTGGGATGCCAGGTGGAATGCCAGGAATGATGTAA